DNA sequence from the Prolixibacter sp. SD074 genome:
CCAGTTTTCTTTGTTCAGGAGGAGTTTCTGGTTGTCCGGCAACAAAGTCCACAAAGCTTCTTAGTACCTGAAGTTCGTTTAATGTTTCTTTGCCGATAATGTAATAGTTGTCACTCATTTTCGTCGAATTGTTCTAACCCGTGGTGATGCGTAAAACGAAATTTGTTTCCTTCGTAATCGAACGTATTCCAGTGTTGGATCGTTAACAACAATCGCAACGCAGTTGTCGAACGGCGAACTTGTAAGATTGGTAACATCATCAATCCAGTAATCGTATCATTTTAATGATGTTGCCCTTGTAATCAAAAATGTAGTTCTGGTAGGTTAACCATCTGCCAGGTTCTGTTAAATTGAGCGGGATCATGTCAAAACCCAGCTTCTCGAAATCTGATTGATAAAATTCGTCGTATTCTTCCATGTTGGTGTATCATTTTTGGGGCTTTAAACTTTTCCAAGGTTCCGGACTTTGGAAAAGTTAAGCGTTACGTTCGTTTCTACTCTCAAACGGTGTTAGTCATGAAAATCGGAAAAATCGTCATAAAAGGCCAGAGGATATTGTCCGGACGGTAAACGTTTTTTTTGCTTCATGAAATTTGGGATATGAAGCGTACTCGCTTTGAATTCTTTTTTGAGTCCGGATTGTATCGTGTGCCAGTTATTATTACTGTGTACCCAATGTTGGGTCGGGCCTTGATCGTCTAAATACACAACTTCCGAGCCTCCTATTTTTTCGAAAAACGCCTTCACCTTCTTTCTAAATGAGTTTACATATTCCAGGAAAACTCCATCATTATTTTCGGTAAATGCCTTGCAAAAACTCCACCACCGGTTGTGATAGTAGTTATAAAAATCGTGAAACGTATCGTTGTAAATGGTTCCGTAATCAACATCGTTGGTGTTATCTCTTAACTCAAAACAAACACTGTTGATAGCTTCATCAATTTCACTTTTCACATATCCATGCTGCTTAAGCCAGGACAAATCGTAAACCTGGTTTCCATACTTTTCTATGAGCATATGAAGCAAGTAGAACTCATCGGTTAGCCAAAGCGATCTATCCGCGTTGGGATGCTCTATTTTACCCAAAGCCACATATTGAAATGGGGGAGTTCTATCGTCACCTTCCAGTCCGAAGTCGAATATGTCGTAATAACCAAAAGTAACTCCGGTATGGAAGCGTGATGATAAATCGCGGGCTAACGACTCGATGCTACTGGTATCGAGTTGGTGACGACCTATTATGTGAACATCATGTCCCATCGGTTAATGGTTTGAAGTTTCTACTATCGCGATTTCCTCATCTGTTAAACCATATAACTGATAAACCATCTGGCCGATTTCTTTGTCTGTTTTTTCGATCTCTGATTGCAGGATTTGGGCTTCCGCTTTTTTTCCTTCGAACAACTCCATCCACTCCATTTCATCCGATTTGGTGAGTACTTTAGCAACGGGTCGTGACCCGTTGTTGAGACGCTCCTTGTTGGCTGATTTGATTGCTTTATTGAGTTCTTTGATGAATTCCGAAAAGTCAAGTTTGTGCCAGTTTTCGAGCTTTCGACTCAGTTTATCCGAACCGGTTTGCGATTTCAGGTATTTATTGAATCCGCTTACCCTTGTTTGTATAAGCTCGGTTGAGCGTGTACGTTCAGAAGCTAACTCTCCAAGCCGGGCGGTTTGTGCTTCATTAGCCTTTGGTACCGGGAAATGTTCGAAATAAACTTTCCGTATTTCGCGGGTCCCACCCTGTAGTTCGGGGCAGTTGTACCATATCCAACGCTTTGCCAACGATGAATTGAATACCGCTGTTAGATACAGCAGCGAAACAGACTCGTCCTGTGCCGTTAAAATAAAGCTTTTATCATTACTTAGATATCCACTTTCATCATGCACGAACGGAAATACCGAAGTCATGTTGGGATAAATGATTTTGGGTTTGGCAAACTCTTCATGGTAGCCAATGCTATCCTGGGTTTCAAACCATTCTCCTTTTGTTTTCTTGCGTGCCCCGCTATCTCCTGTCTGTTTTAACCGGTCGTAACCAAATGAAAGTAAATGTTGTTTTATAGCAGGATATTCTTCGATATCCAATTTTAGGGAGGGAAACGTGCCAATTAGGTATTCAAAATCAGTGATTCCATATCCTGCAATATTGCGTCCCCTCACCATGGGATGAATAATTTCAGCGCTTTTAGCATCTTCTTTAATCAATCTCTTTCGCGTTTCTTCATCAATAAAAAAAGCATCATTGTAACCCGTTTTTATTCCATAATTAATACTTATCGGTAATTCCTTTAATTCGGAACCATTTTGTTTCATTCTCTCCAGTATCCTGAAATCGCTGTGCGGTTGGATACTCCATTCATTTTCACCGAATCGGGAGGAAGGATAGTCATAAATATTCGCTTTTACTTCGGAGAGAAAATCACCCTGATAGGTCTTTCTATTCAATGATAAGACTTGTACTTTTTCCTTGATTTTATCCTTTTGAGTCACAAAAATGCTAACATAGGTGGTAGCTTCCTGAAAAAATTGAATGTCACCAAAATTGAGTAGCTGCCGCAAGCCTGTTTTCGATAAAAATTTCCTTAAGGGTTTGCCATAAGCTACCAACATCCATTTATTGGGCATGATGTAGGATTGCCTACCACCATCTTTTAATAAATTGTAGCCGCGCTCGGTGAAAAGGCAATACAAGTCAGCACCTTTGTCGAATGCCTCATAGCCACAGCTTTTGAGCTTTTCACTCATTTCTCCCATCGACTGCAGCTGTACGTATGGCGGATTTCCAATCACCACGTCGAAGCCACCGGTGTATTCGGGGCGGAAGGCGTGTTCGCGGGTGGAGCAGGGGAGCATGCTCCCCGGTTGGCCGCCCAGCCCATGTTTCGCCCGGTTATTTTGTATGTAGGCCAGCGTGTTATCGAACTGGTCGTTCGATGTGATTTCTTTTTGGTTGAATTTTTTCGCCCAGAGGTGAAATTGTGTTTTTCCTCTGTGGGGAGCATGCTCCCCTGATCCGGACAGAGTGACAGCTTCATGCGTCGGAGCATGCTCCGACGTTTCCCGATAGGAAGTATGTACCCCCGCATCGGAGCATGCTCCGATGTCCCTGCATGCTCCGGCGTTGTGCGCCCCATGGCGATATTGCATGCCCTCGCCGATACCGATTTTATTTTTTGTACGATTTTAGGTAGTTCTTCTTCTTCGCAAACCAGCAACATATGGGCATGGTCGCCACAAATATTGTAGGCCAGAATATTCAGTTTATCTTCATTCGCAATTTCCGCAATGGTTTTCGTTACTATTTCTTCCTCCTTTTCTGATAGCCAAACTGGTTCGCCTGTTTTGACAAGATTGTCGGACATTCGCTGCGAGTAGCGGGAGTTATGCGTAGCCGTTGTGATATGCCAGGCCTTTTTCTTCTTTTTCTGAAAAATATTCGGAAATTCTTTTTGCCAGTTAAAGGCTTTTTCTCCGGCAATATTAGGGTCGTCAATCAGTGAGTTACCACATTTAATGTTGTTGCTGAGTGTGTTTAGTTTGCGCCCTTTTTGGGCGGTTCGTAACCAAAGCGATAGCTTGGCAATTTCAACCGATTCTTCGTTCAGGTCGACGCCATAAATGTTTTTCTCCAGAATGTCGGTTGTAATATCCGGGAAAACCAAGGCGCCGCCAAGTAGTTGCCCACGCAACTCGTCAACTTTACGATGCTCGTTTATCAGGAATTCCAGCGCCTGGTTTAAAAACGCGCCCGAACCGCAGGCCGGGTCGAGAATGGTTAACGACAGGAGCCAGTTGCGATAGTCTTCCAGTTTTTTGTCGAGGGCACGTACAATATCTTTTTTCCGGTTTCTCCTTCCTTTGGCATATTCCTCATCAACAATTCCCAGTTCTTTCCGTTTTTCCCCGCAAAGTTTTCCAATCGTATTTTCAACAATGTATTTGGTAATGTATTTCGGGGTATAAAATATGCCGTCTTTTTTCCGCCTGTCGGCAGACAACGGGACATGCCCCGCTATTGCGGCAATTGCCGCAATCTCGCCCAGCGAATGTTCAAAAATATGTCCGAGGATATTGACATCTACATCGGTCTCGAAATCGTAACTACTTAACCGCAGGGTGTGTTCGTAAAGAAGATCATCGTCGATGGTAATATTGTCGAGTATCTCGTCAGGAGTAAAAAGTCCGCCGTTATATGCGAAAATTTCCTCCCGATTGCCTTTTTTAGGCCGACCCTTATATAATACATTAAAATATTGCCTGAAAATATCGTAAAGCCTTTTGGATTCACCAAAGGCAACATCATCCTTCCATTTTTCAATAATCTGACTAATAGAATTAGCCGGAACCAAAAGCCGGTCTTCGGCAAAAAAAATAAATAGAAAGCGATCGAGTAGTTTTTGTGTTTTTTTGAAAAGCAGGAGTTTATCTGTCTCCGGATTATTTTTTACCAGGTTGTTGTAAATCGCTTCGCTGGCAAAAAGTGGAGGCTTAACCATTTACTAATTGTTTCCCCGGACAAAAAGTGGAGGCTTAACCATTTACTAATTGTTTCCCCGGACTAAAATAAGCGTTTAAGCATTTGTTAATTGCTTCACCATGCAAAAGGCGGCCGTTTTAGCATTTGCTAATGACTTCGCTGGCGGAAAGTGGTGGTTTTTGCATGTACGAATGGCGGTGGTACATAAGGGTATGGTTAAAATCATTGTGGTATCCTGGCTCTTTTATGTCAAAGAACATCGGTTGGATCTGAGAATTTTATCATAAATTAGTACACAGTTAAACATCCGGACAGTCGTAACCTTAATTAAATTTTCGGAAATGGTTCAATTAACCGTTCCATACGTTGAATTAAAATTTTTCTAACCATGCTACAAAAATTAAGATCCAATAGCCGATCTACCGAAGTGGGTGCGGCTACGACTCGTATAACCAAGGCGTACAAGAACGCCAACCTAACTACCGACAGTTATCTGGACGGGCTCATCACCGGGCTGTCGGCTGAAAATAACCTACTTACCAAGGCTATCGACCGCTCGAAGACGGAGTCGCAGCTGGAGGAGAAGGATGAGGTACGCGATGATAAATTGCGCGCCCTTTATTACTTCCTGCTTGGACAGACGAACCATCCCGGCCCGGCTGTCCGCTCGGCTGCGGAAACCC
Encoded proteins:
- a CDS encoding Eco57I restriction-modification methylase domain-containing protein translates to MQYRHGAHNAGACRDIGACSDAGVHTSYRETSEHAPTHEAVTLSGSGEHAPHRGKTQFHLWAKKFNQKEITSNDQFDNTLAYIQNNRAKHGLGGQPGSMLPCSTREHAFRPEYTGGFDVVIGNPPYVQLQSMGEMSEKLKSCGYEAFDKGADLYCLFTERGYNLLKDGGRQSYIMPNKWMLVAYGKPLRKFLSKTGLRQLLNFGDIQFFQEATTYVSIFVTQKDKIKEKVQVLSLNRKTYQGDFLSEVKANIYDYPSSRFGENEWSIQPHSDFRILERMKQNGSELKELPISINYGIKTGYNDAFFIDEETRKRLIKEDAKSAEIIHPMVRGRNIAGYGITDFEYLIGTFPSLKLDIEEYPAIKQHLLSFGYDRLKQTGDSGARKKTKGEWFETQDSIGYHEEFAKPKIIYPNMTSVFPFVHDESGYLSNDKSFILTAQDESVSLLYLTAVFNSSLAKRWIWYNCPELQGGTREIRKVYFEHFPVPKANEAQTARLGELASERTRSTELIQTRVSGFNKYLKSQTGSDKLSRKLENWHKLDFSEFIKELNKAIKSANKERLNNGSRPVAKVLTKSDEMEWMELFEGKKAEAQILQSEIEKTDKEIGQMVYQLYGLTDEEIAIVETSNH